The Oryzomonas sagensis genome window below encodes:
- a CDS encoding transporter substrate-binding domain-containing protein, producing the protein MHQALQLYVNSKVTQNLRQLFLGIKANLTIHRIPAIMVLCCWHVLCVFPAMAEPLTENRPIIVGGIISHPPFEFLDQEGKFTGYGVELTRAIAKTMGMNLQFTIEPFGSIRRSLYNGKIDVLMDIAYSESRAKYFDFSPHTIVVFSIFGRKGALPISPSETLKGKDIMALKGNVISDLAIEQGWNDSLTLFDTDEQILRLLDSGMHEYAILPKDVAAYLIKKLGLKNVVYIAETQNAFNYSFAVRKGNQELLQQFTQGLAILHKTGQYKKIHDKWLGDGLKPHREAWLQTIKIAGSLTALYLVILSVVFIWSRTLKSKVAQRTAALAQEVKERQRAEDELRRNQEQLIQTSKMAAIGTLVSGVAHEINNPNGLVLLNVTMLSEMNETIRHITEEWYKKNGDFAIGKWQYSQIRENLWYLPAETLEASKRIGRIVNDLKNFSRSTIPQQDEVVDLNSVAKTAIRLVDTSIKQATDSFVAHYAEDLPKIRGNSQRIEQVIVNLIMNACQALSSQDESIVLRTGYNESERVVELQVSDAGVGIAPEQLQYITDPFYTTKRELGGTGLGLSVSSTIAKEHGGVLTIDSTLGKGTTVTLVLPAAANGALA; encoded by the coding sequence ATGCATCAAGCTCTGCAATTGTATGTGAATTCCAAAGTAACTCAAAATTTGCGGCAACTATTTCTGGGTATAAAAGCAAACTTAACCATTCACCGTATTCCGGCAATAATGGTGCTTTGTTGCTGGCACGTATTGTGTGTTTTCCCTGCCATGGCTGAACCACTGACAGAGAACCGCCCTATCATTGTCGGGGGAATCATCAGTCACCCACCGTTTGAATTTCTTGACCAAGAAGGCAAATTCACCGGTTATGGTGTGGAGCTCACCCGCGCTATTGCCAAGACGATGGGGATGAACCTCCAGTTTACCATTGAACCTTTTGGCTCTATTCGGAGATCGCTCTATAACGGAAAAATAGATGTTTTAATGGACATTGCATATTCGGAATCGCGTGCAAAATATTTCGATTTTTCCCCCCATACGATAGTCGTTTTTTCAATATTCGGCAGAAAGGGAGCGCTTCCGATAAGCCCTTCTGAGACATTGAAAGGCAAGGATATCATGGCGTTGAAGGGCAATGTGATTTCAGACCTTGCAATAGAACAGGGGTGGAACGATTCTCTGACTCTTTTTGATACTGATGAGCAAATACTGCGGCTACTTGACTCCGGGATGCATGAGTATGCAATTTTGCCCAAAGATGTGGCCGCCTACCTGATAAAAAAGCTGGGACTAAAAAATGTTGTGTATATTGCAGAAACCCAGAATGCTTTCAACTATAGTTTTGCCGTCAGGAAGGGAAATCAAGAATTACTTCAGCAGTTTACCCAGGGACTTGCTATTCTGCACAAGACAGGCCAGTACAAAAAAATTCATGACAAATGGCTGGGAGATGGCCTTAAGCCACACAGGGAAGCGTGGTTACAGACCATTAAAATTGCTGGATCCTTAACAGCTTTATATCTGGTAATACTCAGTGTTGTCTTTATATGGTCCCGCACCCTGAAAAGTAAGGTTGCACAACGTACTGCCGCACTTGCGCAAGAGGTTAAAGAGCGCCAGCGCGCCGAGGATGAGTTGCGTCGCAACCAGGAACAATTGATACAGACGAGCAAGATGGCTGCCATAGGCACGCTTGTGTCTGGCGTAGCCCATGAGATTAACAACCCTAATGGGCTGGTTCTTTTGAATGTGACAATGCTGTCGGAAATGAACGAGACTATCAGACACATCACTGAGGAGTGGTACAAAAAAAATGGGGATTTTGCCATCGGGAAGTGGCAGTACTCGCAGATAAGGGAAAATCTTTGGTATCTGCCGGCTGAAACGCTCGAAGCTTCAAAACGTATTGGCCGCATTGTCAATGACTTGAAGAATTTCAGCAGAAGCACCATTCCTCAGCAGGATGAAGTCGTAGACTTGAATTCCGTTGCAAAAACAGCAATAAGGCTCGTCGATACTTCCATAAAACAAGCGACGGATTCATTTGTCGCCCACTACGCCGAAGATTTACCGAAAATTCGCGGCAATTCGCAACGTATCGAGCAAGTCATTGTCAACCTGATCATGAATGCCTGCCAAGCTCTCTCCAGTCAGGATGAAAGTATCGTTCTGAGAACCGGTTACAATGAGAGCGAACGGGTGGTCGAGCTCCAGGTTTCCGACGCGGGCGTTGGCATCGCTCCGGAGCAACTTCAGTATATTACGGATCCTTTTTACACGACTAAACGTGAACTGGGCGGTACCGGGCTCGGGCTTTCGGTGAGTTCCACAATCGCCAAAGAACATGGGGGAGTGCTTACCATAGATTCAACGTTGGGCAAGGGGACAACTGTTACTCTCGTACTACCGGCTGCCGCGAATGGAGCTCTTGCATGA
- a CDS encoding IclR family transcriptional regulator has translation MNLDKQRYCIQSVTNALDLLEQFQSGGGELSFNHLVDSMHLSEDKVLRLLTTLEKRNYIEKDMTTGRCRLGLQALRLGQSAIRHMGLLRHARPVLESQVHQHNETTYIAVLRDSFSICLDAVESSQPVRVVPRLGACLPTYCTAGGKAHLAFMKKKELLRHLPVGKLQRYTSNTITDRDHLLRHLQEVAEQGFAIDNEELYVGVMCISAPLRDSIGSIVGTLNISGPVSRFTKHIIDEKLAPLVKCGAAEISGRLRSC, from the coding sequence ATGAACCTGGATAAACAGCGTTATTGCATACAGTCTGTCACCAACGCTCTCGATCTCCTGGAGCAGTTCCAGAGTGGGGGGGGGGAGCTTAGCTTCAACCATTTGGTTGACTCTATGCACCTCTCCGAGGATAAGGTGCTTCGCTTGCTGACCACCCTGGAAAAACGCAACTATATAGAGAAAGATATGACGACAGGCCGCTGCCGCTTGGGGCTGCAGGCCTTAAGATTAGGACAATCCGCTATCAGGCATATGGGCCTGTTGCGCCATGCAAGGCCGGTATTGGAGTCGCAAGTTCATCAGCATAACGAAACAACCTACATAGCGGTTCTCAGAGATTCCTTCAGTATCTGCCTCGACGCGGTTGAGTCAAGCCAGCCGGTTCGTGTTGTCCCACGGCTGGGAGCTTGTCTTCCAACCTACTGTACGGCCGGGGGCAAGGCACATCTGGCATTCATGAAAAAGAAAGAGTTGTTACGGCATCTCCCCGTTGGCAAATTGCAGCGTTATACATCAAATACCATTACGGACCGGGATCATCTGTTGCGACACTTGCAGGAGGTGGCTGAGCAGGGATTTGCTATTGATAATGAAGAATTATATGTGGGGGTTATGTGTATCAGCGCGCCTCTTCGCGACTCAATCGGCAGTATCGTTGGGACACTGAATATATCAGGGCCGGTTTCTCGCTTTACCAAGCATATTATCGATGAAAAATTGGCGCCTTTGGTCAAATGCGGAGCCGCTGAGATATCGGGGCGACTCAGATCATGTTGA
- a CDS encoding sigma-54-dependent transcriptional regulator — protein MKKNLYPAFSVLLVDDELPWLRSLTMALNGEGGINNIIQCQDSRQVLDIINEQNVGLVLLDLTMPHVSGEQLLTTISETFPSVFVIVITGMNQVDYAVRCMKVGAFDYYVKTNDVNRIITGILHAIRIIELQRESRDVRSRLLTDRLENPEAFSDIVTTSKKMFAIFQYIESIALSKQPVLITGESGVGKELIARALYKACAYDKPMVSVNIAGLDDAMFSDTLFGHKRGAFTGADDSRSGLVEQAEETILFLDEIGDLSQSSQVKLLRLLQDGEYYSVGGDQLKRTKSRFVLATNHDLLSKQQCGEFRKDLFYRLQTHHIHIPPLRERKEDIPLLLEHFVKAAAHELGLKCPPNIPKPIPALLSRYAFPGNIRELRSIVYDEVCRNKIMLSADGFKDVINYRQEIESNPDACILGDAAILQVFLNAQRLPTYSEVEDILTEAALDKAGGNQTLAARMLGISQPGLSKRISSCKNRINK, from the coding sequence ATGAAAAAAAATCTATACCCAGCGTTTTCAGTCCTACTTGTCGATGATGAATTGCCGTGGTTGCGTTCTTTAACCATGGCACTCAATGGAGAGGGAGGCATTAATAACATTATCCAATGCCAGGATAGCCGGCAGGTGCTGGACATCATAAATGAACAGAACGTCGGGCTCGTTCTTCTCGACCTTACGATGCCGCATGTTTCTGGAGAACAACTTCTTACTACGATTTCAGAAACGTTTCCATCTGTATTTGTCATTGTTATTACTGGCATGAACCAGGTTGATTATGCTGTTCGCTGCATGAAAGTCGGGGCATTCGATTACTATGTAAAGACAAATGATGTAAATCGCATAATCACAGGAATATTACATGCCATTCGCATAATTGAACTACAAAGAGAAAGCAGAGATGTACGCAGTAGGCTGCTGACCGATCGTTTGGAGAACCCGGAAGCCTTTAGTGATATTGTAACCACAAGCAAGAAAATGTTTGCCATTTTCCAGTATATAGAATCAATAGCTTTAAGTAAGCAGCCGGTCTTAATAACCGGTGAAAGCGGCGTCGGGAAAGAGTTGATCGCCAGGGCTTTATACAAAGCATGCGCCTATGACAAACCTATGGTCTCTGTAAACATAGCTGGACTTGACGATGCGATGTTCTCCGACACCTTGTTTGGCCACAAGCGGGGCGCATTCACCGGTGCGGATGATTCCCGCAGCGGGCTTGTAGAACAAGCGGAAGAAACGATACTGTTTCTCGATGAGATTGGAGATTTAAGCCAGTCGTCGCAGGTTAAGCTACTGCGGCTTTTACAGGATGGAGAATATTATTCCGTTGGGGGCGACCAGTTAAAGCGTACAAAATCCAGATTTGTCTTGGCTACTAACCATGATTTGTTAAGCAAGCAACAATGTGGTGAATTTCGCAAAGATCTCTTCTATCGGCTGCAAACTCATCATATCCATATACCTCCGCTCAGGGAACGCAAAGAAGACATTCCCTTGTTGCTTGAACATTTTGTTAAAGCGGCAGCACATGAGCTTGGTTTGAAATGCCCCCCGAATATCCCGAAGCCAATCCCTGCATTATTGTCACGCTACGCATTCCCCGGAAACATCCGCGAACTGCGATCCATAGTATATGATGAAGTGTGCCGGAATAAAATAATGCTGTCCGCCGATGGCTTTAAAGATGTAATTAATTATCGGCAAGAAATAGAATCTAACCCTGATGCCTGTATATTGGGAGATGCTGCAATTTTACAGGTTTTTCTCAACGCACAACGATTACCTACTTATTCCGAGGTTGAAGACATCTTGACTGAGGCTGCTTTAGATAAGGCAGGTGGAAACCAGACGCTTGCAGCCAGAATGCTCGGCATCTCACAGCCAGGTCTGAGTAAACGTATAAGCTCTTGTAAAAATCGTATAAACAAATAA